One genomic region from Rosa rugosa chromosome 1, drRosRugo1.1, whole genome shotgun sequence encodes:
- the LOC133720667 gene encoding ankyrin repeat-containing protein NPR4-like: MKVGLVHEAICQAVDQGIVEFVTSICKANSELVWRSDEMKRSIFHLAIKSRQEKVFSLLYGLSRGATFTKVLPDKFNNNMLHMAAMLSPMQQLNRISGAALQMQRELQWFEEVESLLPIQARESKNYTDHMTPRELFTKNHKELMKEGEKWMKDTANSCTVLGALVITIVFAAAITVPGGNKESTGFPVFLMDKIFKIFIIADALSLVSSTTSLLVFWGIVTSRYAEEDFLKSLPTAMTIGLSTLLFSISTMIIAFCSVLLMMFSVHSWLIMPIVVPFSIPVALSIWMLIPLLTEIFSSTFGPGIFDKRVKPWF; encoded by the exons ATGAAAGTTGGCTTAGTGCACGAAGCAATCTGCCAAGCCGTCGACCAAGGGATTGTTGAGTTTGTTACTAGTATATGTAAAGCAAATTCAGAACTGGTATGGAGGTCTGATGAAATGAAAAGGAGCATATTCCATCTTGCCATTAAAAGTCGCCAAGAAAAAGTTTTCAGCCTTTTGTATGGGCTCTCTAGGGGAGCTACATTTACAAAAGTCCTTCCGGATAAATTCAACAACAATATGCTACATATGGCTGCAATGTTGTCGCCAATGCAACAACTTAATCGTATATCTGGTGCAGCTTTGCAAATGCAAAGAGAATTACAATGGTTCGAG GAGGTGGAGAGTTTACTACCCATCCAAGCACGTGAATCTAAAAATTATACAGATCATATGACACCACGTGAATTGTTTACCAAGAACCACAAGGAATTGATGAAGGAAGGAGAGAAGTGGATGAAAGATACAGCAAACTCTTGTACAGTTCTGGGTGCTCTTGTAATTACCATCGTATTTGCTGCAGCAATTACAGTCCCGGGTGGAAACAAGGAAAGTACAGGATTTCCTGTATTTCTTATGGataaaatttttaaaatatttataATTGCAGATGCTTTATCACTTGTTTCTTCAACAACTTCATTGTTGGTGTTCTGGGGAATCGTCACATCACGTTATGCAGAAGAAGACTTCCTCAAATCCTTGCCTACAGCAATGACAATAGGCCTATCAACTCTACTGTTCTCTATCAGCACTATGATTATCGCGTTTTGTTCTGTCCTTCTCATGATGTTCAGTGTCCATTCATGGTTAATAATGCCAATTGTTGTTCCTTTTAGTATTCCAGTGGCCTTATCCATATGGATGCTAATTCCCCTCCTCACAGAAATCTTCTCGTCTACCTTTGGTCCAGGAATATTTGATAAGAGGGTCAAACCTTGGTTTTAG